From the Desulfosalsimonas propionicica genome, the window TTCCTTTAAATGTGATATTGGCCATGGCCGCCTCCTTATTGGGTTTCATTTCGTTTAGAAAAAGGGTTTCCCCGCATCGTTTTTACAATATAAGCATGGCAGGCGGCCAATGCATCCAAAAGCCTACATCAAAAGGATCTTTTCAGTGGCGGCCAGGTAGGTGCGAAAACCCCCGGCCAGATTAGCGGCTGAAAAACCATTTTGAATCAGCATCTTATAGGCCAGATAGGAGCGCATGCCCACGGCGCAATAAGCCACATGGGTTTTGTTTCTGTCCAGTTCGCCCATCCGGTCGCGCAGTTCATCCACGGGAATATGCACGGCCCCGTCAATGGTGCCCGAAGTCCTGACCTCGATTTTGGTGCGCACATCCAGCAGAACCATTTTTTCCGGATCAAGCCCGGCCACCTCATTCCAATTGATTTTTTCCAAATCCTTTTTGATCAGGTTGGCGCCCACGTATCCGGCCATGTTCACCGGGTCCTTGGCCGAACCATATGGCGGGGCATAGCACAGATCCAGCTCTTCTAAGTCAAAAACCGTCAGTCCGGCATAAATGGCCGTGGCCAGAACATCAATGCGCTTGTCCACCCCGACCTTGCCCACGGCCTGGGCGCCCAGAAGCCGGCCGGTACCGGGGCTGAAAAGCAGTTTCACCGCCATGGTCTCAGCACCCGGGTAATAGCCCGCATGGGAACCCGAATGGGTGTAAGCGGCTGTATAGGGAATATTTTCCGCTTTCAGGGTTTTTTCGTTTAACCCGGCTGACGCGGCCGTGTGCTCAAAGACCTGAACCGCACTGGTGCCAATGGTGCCCCGGAAAACCGAAAGTCTTCCCATGACATTGTCTGCTGCAATACGGCCCTGCTTGTTGGCCGGGCCGGCCAGGGGAATGAGCACGGGTTTTCCGGTGAGCCGGTGGCGCATCTCCACGGCATCGCCCACGGCATATATGTGGGGATCCGAAGTACGCAGGGTGTCGTCCACGCAAATGCCGCCGCTGTTGCCAAGGGTCAGGCCGGCCTTGCGGGCCAGGCCGGTTTCCGGACGCACGCCGATTGACAAAATCACCATGTCGCAGTCAATCTCATGACCGCTTTCGGTCTGCACGGTTATGGCTGCGCCGTTTTGCTTCAGCGCGGCCACCCCGTCGCCGAACCGGCAGTCCACCTTTTTTTCAATCATGTGCGCCTGCACCAGCGCTGCCATTTCATAATCAAGCGGCGGCATCACCTGGTCCATTTTCTCCACCATGGTGATCTGCACGCCCCGAAAGACCAGGTTTTCAATCATTTCCAGGCCGATAAATCCGCCGCCCACCACCACGGCGCGCTCTGGCTGGTTTTCATCCACGTATGCCTTGATCCGGTCGGTGTCGGGAATGTTTCTGAGGGTAAAGACATTGTCCAGGTCCACGCCTTCAAAAGGCGGACGGATGGGTTCTGCGCCCGGGGAGAGAATCAGCTTTCCGTAGAATTCCCGGTACTGCTCGCCGGTTTCACGATTTAAGACCACCACCTGCCGGTTGTCCCGGTCAATATCGACAACCTCGGAGTTGGGCCGCACATCCACATTATACCGTTTTGAAAAAGACTCGGCATCTGTGACCAGCAGATCATCGCGCTTTTTGATTACCTCGCCGATGTAATACGGCAGGCCGCAGTTGGCAAAAGAGATATAGGGACCGCGCTCCAAAACGATGATCTGAGCGGTTTCATTCAACCGCCGGGCCCGGGCCGCAGCAGTGGCGCCGCCTGCGACACCGCCGACAATAACCAGTTTGTCTGTCATAAAACCGCCTCCTTTGAAAAAAGCGCATTGCTTTGTCCAAACTTTGATTTGCGTGAAAGGATGTTACTGAGTCGCTTTCGCCAAAATATAAAATTTAATCATAATCAGCGGCAAATCAATGGGGGCTCTCTGTCGGGGTTATCAAATGTTGATGACCTGGTCGGCCAGCTGCATGGCAGTGACAATATCTAACATGTTGGTGGTCTGGCCCGCCTGCTTGTGCTCCAGCAGACCATAGTGGTCCAGGCAGGTGCCGCAGACCAGCACGGCAAGCCCGTCTTTTTCCAGCTGCTGCAGAGCGGAAAGCACCTCGGAGCCGGTCACCGCAAGCCGGACCCCGTTGTTGACCAGCACCAGGCGCCACAGCTCCGGGCCCATTTCATCTAATGTATTGACAAAATTGGTCATGAGCTTTTTGCCCAGGACGTCGTCGCCGTAGCCCATCCGGTCTGTGGTGATCATTACCATGATCTTTTTTTCCGGCTTTTGCCCGGCCTCTTGCGCGGGGCCGGGCAAATCCGTAACCTCCGCAGACGCCTGAGCGTCCTGACCGCTTCGGGTGCCCGTCACCCGGAAACCGTCTTCTGTGTTTTCCACGGTTGCTTCATAGGCTTTTGAGGCAAAAAAACGGCTCACATTCTGGCAGGCCGCTTCGTTGTCCACATGCACGGTCAGGGTATCAGGGGCCTCGGCCGCAATGACCTGCCGGGTCATGAGCACGGGTGCCGGGCACGCCTGTTTTCTGCAATCGAGTTCTTTCATTCAGACCTCCGTTTCAGCGCACAGGACAAATTGCGTTTTATTTTGGCCTGTGCTAATTTTCACAAAAACCAATCACATCGCTTGACTTTTATTAGGAATGGCTGCAGGGCTTGCTTAACGTGTATGCAATGTAAGTCCGGCAGGGCGTGTGCGGCAAATTGCAAATTCTGATGGATTTGCTTAAAACAATTGAAAAAATCTATGGAAGCGATTATCACATGGATCTCTGGCAGCTCAAAATTTTTAAAAAGGTCATTGACCTGGAGGGCTTTTCCCGGGCAGCCGAAGCCATCCACCTCACCCAGCCCACGGTGAGCAGCCATATCCGGGATTTGGAAGCCCACTTCGGCTGCCGGTTAATCGACCGGATGGGCAAAACCGCCAAGCCCACCCGGGCCGGAGAACTGCTGTATGAATATGCCGACCGGATGCTGGGCCTGGCAGCGGAAACCGAAAGCGCGGTGGCCGAATTTCTGGGTCATATCAGCGGCCAAATCGCCATTGGCGGCAGCACCATTCCGGGCGGCTATATTCTGCCCCGGCAGATCGGCGGCTTTACCCGCACTTACCCGGAGGTGCGCATCCGCCTTCATGTCAGCGACACCCGACAGATCATTGATGACGTGCTGGCCGGCCGGCTGGATTTCGGCATGGTGGGCGCGGAAGCCGAAACCGATCGAATTGTCCAGAAGGCACTGATCCGGGATGAAATGCGGCTGATTGTGCGGACCGATCATCCCTGGGCCGATCGCAGGGAAATCGAACTGGACCGGCTCTGCAGCCAGCCCTTTTTGCTCCGGGAACCCGGATCCGGCACAAGAAAATCCCTGGAAAAGCAGCTGGCCCGGGCCGGGTTCAATATGGACAGCTTCACGGTAGCAGCTGAACTGGGCAGCACAGCCGCGGTGATCCAGGGCATCAAAAGCGGCATGGGCATCTCCATTCTGTCCCCCATTGCCGTGGAAGACGAACTCAAATCCGGGTCATTGAAAGCCCTGTCTGTAACCGGGCTGGATCTCTCCCGGCACTTTTACCTCACCACCCGCCGGGAGCGCACCCCGTCGCCGGCTGCCCGGGCGCTGATGGATTACCTGGAAAAACAGATGGCCCCGGAAGGCCTATAAGTCATCAGTAAGAAAGATATAAAAGCCTGCTTTCATATCGGACTTATCGGGCCCTTATCGCGCTTATCGTTGTTCTGCGGTTGTCCCGTTCCGACTCCCGGCAGATTGCTTGACCCGGAACAGCCGGTATACCGAAACAAAAAAGAAGGGTGCGTAAAACACCACAAACAGGGTGGCAGCGGAAATGCCGCCCAGCACCCCGATGCTGATCGCATTCTGCGCCCCTGAGCCCGGACCGGAGGCAAAGGCAAGCGGCATGACACCCAGGATAAAGGTGAACGACGTCATCAATATGGGGCGCAGCCGCTGCTTTGCAGCATGGAATGCGGCATCATAGGCGCTCATGCCATCTTCGAAATTGTTTTTTGCAAATTCGACAATCAAAATCGCATTTTTTGCCGCCAGCCCGATGGTCATCAGCAGGCCTACCTGAAAATAGACGTCATTGGCCTGGGAACTGAGCCAGGTGCTCAAAAGCGCCCCAAATATGCCGAAAGGCACGATCAGTATAATGGCCAGCGGAATGGCCCAGCTCTCATAGAGTGCGGCCAGTGCCAGAAAGACCGCAACCACGGAGATGGCATAGAGCAAAGGGGCCTGGCTGCCGGCCTGCCGCTCCTCGTAGGAAAGACCCGTCCATTCGATCCCGATGCCCTGGGGCAGGCTTTTTGCAAGCTCTGCGACCTCCTCCAGCGCTTGCCCGGAACTGACGCCCCCGGCTGCCGACCCCTGGATTTCAAGCGAGGAGGAACCATTAAACCGGGTCAATTGCGGTGAGCCATGGGTCCAGCCGCCGGAGCCGAACTCCGCAAGCGGCACCATACCGCCGGATTCGTTTCGAACATACCAGCGGCCAATATCGTCAGGCATCATACGGTAAGGGGCATCGGCCTGCACATAGACCCTTTTGACCCGGCCCTTTTCCAGAAAGTCGTTTACATATGTCCCGCCCAGGGCGGTGCTCAGTGTCTGATTGACGGTGGAAATCGGCACGCCCATGACCCGCGCCTTTAGAGCATCGATGCGCAGATTGTACTGCGGGGTGTCGCTCAACCCGTTATAGCGGACCTGCGTCAGAAGGGGGCTGCTGTTTGCCTTTCCCAGCACTTGATTCATGGCATCGGACAGGGCCTCATTGCCGAGGCCCGCCCGGTCCACCAGCTGGAATTCGAACCCGCTGGCGTTGCCCAGGGCGGATACCGGCGGCGGGACAATGGGGATGATAAACGCGTCGCGCACCCCGGAAAGCTGCTGCCGGGCCTTTTGCTGAATCCTGAAAACAGAGTTTTCCTCGCCCCTCTGCTCCCAGTCCTTGAGTGCGATAAACGCCGCGCCCACATTCTGGCCCCTGCCGGCAAAACTGAACCCGGCCGCGGCAAAAATCCCGTCCACGGCTCCGCCGACCTTGTCGAGATAAAAATCCTCGATTTTTTTGATTTTTTCAAGTGTCCGCTCCAATGTCGCGCTCGGCGGCCCGTCGAGCATAACAAACATCCGGCCCTGATCCTCGTCAGGCAGAAAAGATGTCGGAATCCGGAAAAAAAGCACCGCGCTTGCCGCCGCCAGAACAATAAAGACAAGGGGCAGAACAATGCGGCTTTTCATTAATTTGTGCAAAACCCGCGCATGCCCGTTTTGCACTTTCTCATACCCGCGGTTGAACAAACCGAACGGCCCGGTGCGTTTGCGGCTCCTGCCGGGCCTCAGGACCATGGCACAGAGCGACGGTGAGAGGCTCAGCGCAATAAACAGTGAAATGGCCATGGCTGCGGCCATGGTGATGGAAAACTGCCGGTAGATGGCGCCCGTGGCCCCCTGAAAGAAGCTCATGGGCAGAAAAACCGCCCAGAGTACGGTGGTCGTGCCCACAAGCGCACCCGAAATCTCCCGCATGGAGAGAAACGCGGCCTGCCTGGATGTGAGGGTCTTGTCCTCTTCCAGCTTGCGCTGGACGTTTTCCGTGACCACAATGGCGTCATCAACCAGCATACCGATGGTCAGAACAAGTGCAAACAGCGTCAGCAGGTTGATGGAATAGCCGAGCGCCGATAAACAGGCGAAAGTCCCCAGAAGCACCACCGGGATGGCCACCGCGGGGATGAATGTGGCCCGCACGGTTTGAAGGAATATGAAAATCACCAGCACAACCATGCCGATGGCCAGGCCCAACGTTTTTAATACCTCGGTGATTGAAGCCCGGATAAAGGGGGAAATATCGACAGGATAGGCGGTTGCGATGCCTTTGGGAAAAATCGGTCGAAACTCTTCCACCCGGTCCTTGAGTGCCTGTATGGTTTCCAGGGCATTGGCGCCGGGGGCCAGCTGGATGGCAATGCCGGCGGCGGGATTCCGTTTGTACCGGCCGATAATGCTGTAGCTTTCCGCGCCGATCTCGATGCGGGCCACATCACCGAGGGTGACCCTGGATCCATCCGGGGCAACTGTAAGCAGAATCCGGGCAAACTCTTCGGGCGTCTCCAGAAGGGACTGGGCGGTGATGGTCGCATTGATCTGCTGGCCCTCAACACTCGGTGCACCCCCGATCTCGCCGGTGGCCAGCTGCACATTTTGCTCCTGTATAGCGCCGATCACATCCAGGGCCGTAATTTTGTAGTTGTACATGGCCGATGGATCGAGCCACACCCGCATGGCATGCTCCGGGCCGAAGGCATTGATCTCGCCGACCCCGTCGACCCGGCTCAACGGTTCCACCAGATTGGAGGCGATGAAATCGGAAATATCATTTCGGTCAAGCGTGCCGTCTTCCGCGTAAAACCCGACGATCAGCGCGTAACTGCTGCCGGATTTGCGAACCGAGATGCCCTGCTGCTGAACGATTGAAGGCAGCGAGGCCTGGGCCTGGGAGACTTTGTTCTGGGTCTGCACCTGGGCGATATCCGGATCCGTGCCCGGCTCAAAGGTCAGGGTGATGCTCGCCCGCCCGGCAGAGGAACTCGTGGCCTGAATATAGCGCAGGTTGTCGATTCCCGTAAGATTCTGTTCGATCACCTGCGTGACGGTATTTTCGAGCGTTTCGGCCGATGCGCCCGGATAGTTTGCCGAAACCACGATTTTCGGGGCGGCGATCGTTGGATACTGCTCCACCGGCAGAATAAAAATGGAAAGCGCCCCCGCCCCCATGATGGCAAGAGCGATGACCCACGCAAAAATCGGCCGGTTGATGAAAAACCTCGACAGCATTGCCTATGACCTATTTTTGCCCGAGGGACCGGTTTTCCCGGCGCCCTCCGGATCCGGATTATTGCCCGGGTCTTTTTTTTCTTCAAGCGCTATGGGCTCTACCACCGTTGCCTGGCGCAGCATCATTGTCCCCTCCACGATCACCCTGTCGCCGGCCTCAAGGCCTTCACGGATCACCCAGTTGTTTTTGCAGGCAGCGCCGGTTTTCACGCCGCGCTTTTCCGCCTGGTCGCCTTCGCCGATCACCCAAACGGAATTTGTGCCGTCTGGTTCGATGATCACGCTTTTCTGGGGGACAATAATGGCCTCCATGGCCCCGGCCAACTCCAGGGAGGCCCGCACGAAC encodes:
- a CDS encoding FAD-dependent oxidoreductase; protein product: MTDKLVIVGGVAGGATAAARARRLNETAQIIVLERGPYISFANCGLPYYIGEVIKKRDDLLVTDAESFSKRYNVDVRPNSEVVDIDRDNRQVVVLNRETGEQYREFYGKLILSPGAEPIRPPFEGVDLDNVFTLRNIPDTDRIKAYVDENQPERAVVVGGGFIGLEMIENLVFRGVQITMVEKMDQVMPPLDYEMAALVQAHMIEKKVDCRFGDGVAALKQNGAAITVQTESGHEIDCDMVILSIGVRPETGLARKAGLTLGNSGGICVDDTLRTSDPHIYAVGDAVEMRHRLTGKPVLIPLAGPANKQGRIAADNVMGRLSVFRGTIGTSAVQVFEHTAASAGLNEKTLKAENIPYTAAYTHSGSHAGYYPGAETMAVKLLFSPGTGRLLGAQAVGKVGVDKRIDVLATAIYAGLTVFDLEELDLCYAPPYGSAKDPVNMAGYVGANLIKKDLEKINWNEVAGLDPEKMVLLDVRTKIEVRTSGTIDGAVHIPVDELRDRMGELDRNKTHVAYCAVGMRSYLAYKMLIQNGFSAANLAGGFRTYLAATEKILLM
- the yedF gene encoding sulfurtransferase-like selenium metabolism protein YedF — protein: MKELDCRKQACPAPVLMTRQVIAAEAPDTLTVHVDNEAACQNVSRFFASKAYEATVENTEDGFRVTGTRSGQDAQASAEVTDLPGPAQEAGQKPEKKIMVMITTDRMGYGDDVLGKKLMTNFVNTLDEMGPELWRLVLVNNGVRLAVTGSEVLSALQQLEKDGLAVLVCGTCLDHYGLLEHKQAGQTTNMLDIVTAMQLADQVINI
- a CDS encoding efflux RND transporter permease subunit; amino-acid sequence: MLSRFFINRPIFAWVIALAIMGAGALSIFILPVEQYPTIAAPKIVVSANYPGASAETLENTVTQVIEQNLTGIDNLRYIQATSSSAGRASITLTFEPGTDPDIAQVQTQNKVSQAQASLPSIVQQQGISVRKSGSSYALIVGFYAEDGTLDRNDISDFIASNLVEPLSRVDGVGEINAFGPEHAMRVWLDPSAMYNYKITALDVIGAIQEQNVQLATGEIGGAPSVEGQQINATITAQSLLETPEEFARILLTVAPDGSRVTLGDVARIEIGAESYSIIGRYKRNPAAGIAIQLAPGANALETIQALKDRVEEFRPIFPKGIATAYPVDISPFIRASITEVLKTLGLAIGMVVLVIFIFLQTVRATFIPAVAIPVVLLGTFACLSALGYSINLLTLFALVLTIGMLVDDAIVVTENVQRKLEEDKTLTSRQAAFLSMREISGALVGTTTVLWAVFLPMSFFQGATGAIYRQFSITMAAAMAISLFIALSLSPSLCAMVLRPGRSRKRTGPFGLFNRGYEKVQNGHARVLHKLMKSRIVLPLVFIVLAAASAVLFFRIPTSFLPDEDQGRMFVMLDGPPSATLERTLEKIKKIEDFYLDKVGGAVDGIFAAAGFSFAGRGQNVGAAFIALKDWEQRGEENSVFRIQQKARQQLSGVRDAFIIPIVPPPVSALGNASGFEFQLVDRAGLGNEALSDAMNQVLGKANSSPLLTQVRYNGLSDTPQYNLRIDALKARVMGVPISTVNQTLSTALGGTYVNDFLEKGRVKRVYVQADAPYRMMPDDIGRWYVRNESGGMVPLAEFGSGGWTHGSPQLTRFNGSSSLEIQGSAAGGVSSGQALEEVAELAKSLPQGIGIEWTGLSYEERQAGSQAPLLYAISVVAVFLALAALYESWAIPLAIILIVPFGIFGALLSTWLSSQANDVYFQVGLLMTIGLAAKNAILIVEFAKNNFEDGMSAYDAAFHAAKQRLRPILMTSFTFILGVMPLAFASGPGSGAQNAISIGVLGGISAATLFVVFYAPFFFVSVYRLFRVKQSAGSRNGTTAEQR
- a CDS encoding selenium metabolism-associated LysR family transcriptional regulator; this translates as MDLLKTIEKIYGSDYHMDLWQLKIFKKVIDLEGFSRAAEAIHLTQPTVSSHIRDLEAHFGCRLIDRMGKTAKPTRAGELLYEYADRMLGLAAETESAVAEFLGHISGQIAIGGSTIPGGYILPRQIGGFTRTYPEVRIRLHVSDTRQIIDDVLAGRLDFGMVGAEAETDRIVQKALIRDEMRLIVRTDHPWADRREIELDRLCSQPFLLREPGSGTRKSLEKQLARAGFNMDSFTVAAELGSTAAVIQGIKSGMGISILSPIAVEDELKSGSLKALSVTGLDLSRHFYLTTRRERTPSPAARALMDYLEKQMAPEGL